A stretch of the uncultured Cohaesibacter sp. genome encodes the following:
- a CDS encoding glycosyltransferase family 39 protein encodes MSDNGLFPNDPSAPDNQPRWQTGTPQPKPEQDWITSLSDATESWLAALCASRLKAFLALMLFAFVCFMPGFNTIPPVDRDEARFAQASKQMMESGDYIDIRFQDATRYKKPVGIYWMQVAGATISGQGEEAGIWAYRLPSMLGALISVGFTFLIGMRMASVRVGFLAGIAMSAAILLGVEARLAKADAMLLATIMAVQWALWELYENRAGLKRYQASVFWVALSLGILIKGPIILMVSGLTALALTIQERSFAWLKGTRWKLGIPLLLLIILPWFIAIGLHTDWAFYIDSIGKDMLAKVTTGKESHGAPPGTYLAISTLTFWPVSLFFLISIVWIWKQKKQHAVRFALSWILPSWLVFELVSTKLPHYVLPTFPALALLTALALESRGTSWNRLWGKIIAAFVPVIAAILGIGAPIALFIIEGVLNPAALGLGLVALGLGLLSFAVLTRGRVMASFLLAALVAPVLYLSIHGTIFPALHSVWLSNQMADAVERNKPCESVEVASVGYSEPSLVFLMGTDTQLIDPNQTKKAADFLVEAGCRMTIIEQSREPAFLEDIGKRVDQIEAVDHLKGFKLNGGKWQSFAIYRMKM; translated from the coding sequence ATGTCAGACAACGGCCTGTTTCCAAATGACCCGTCCGCACCGGACAATCAGCCACGCTGGCAGACGGGCACGCCTCAGCCAAAGCCTGAACAGGACTGGATTACATCGCTCAGTGATGCAACGGAAAGCTGGCTTGCCGCCCTTTGTGCCTCACGCCTCAAGGCCTTCTTGGCATTGATGCTGTTTGCCTTCGTCTGTTTCATGCCCGGCTTCAATACCATTCCTCCTGTTGACCGGGACGAAGCCCGCTTCGCTCAGGCCTCAAAACAGATGATGGAAAGCGGTGACTATATCGATATACGCTTCCAGGATGCCACCCGCTACAAAAAGCCGGTTGGCATTTATTGGATGCAAGTCGCCGGTGCCACCATATCAGGGCAGGGAGAAGAAGCTGGCATCTGGGCTTATCGCTTGCCATCCATGCTGGGGGCATTAATTTCCGTCGGCTTTACCTTCCTGATCGGGATGCGCATGGCGTCCGTGCGTGTTGGTTTCCTTGCAGGCATTGCCATGTCCGCGGCGATCTTGCTTGGCGTGGAAGCGCGATTGGCCAAGGCCGACGCGATGCTGCTGGCCACGATCATGGCGGTGCAATGGGCGCTCTGGGAACTCTATGAAAACCGCGCAGGCCTCAAGCGCTATCAGGCATCCGTCTTCTGGGTGGCTTTGTCGCTGGGGATTCTGATCAAAGGCCCGATCATCCTCATGGTCTCCGGCCTGACCGCCCTTGCCCTTACGATTCAGGAGCGGTCATTTGCGTGGCTCAAGGGCACGCGCTGGAAACTTGGCATTCCACTTTTGCTGCTGATCATTCTGCCATGGTTCATTGCCATTGGCCTGCATACGGATTGGGCCTTCTACATTGACTCCATCGGCAAGGATATGCTGGCTAAAGTGACCACTGGCAAAGAGTCCCATGGCGCGCCTCCGGGAACCTATCTGGCCATTTCCACCCTGACATTCTGGCCCGTTTCACTGTTCTTTCTTATCTCTATCGTCTGGATCTGGAAACAGAAGAAGCAACATGCGGTGCGGTTTGCCCTATCCTGGATTCTGCCTTCCTGGCTAGTCTTTGAACTGGTCTCCACCAAGCTGCCCCATTATGTTCTTCCGACCTTCCCGGCATTGGCTTTGCTAACGGCGCTCGCATTGGAAAGCCGAGGCACCAGCTGGAACAGGCTATGGGGCAAGATCATCGCCGCTTTTGTCCCCGTGATTGCGGCCATTCTTGGCATTGGCGCGCCGATCGCACTCTTCATCATTGAAGGCGTGCTCAATCCGGCGGCGCTTGGTCTGGGGTTGGTCGCATTGGGTCTTGGGCTTTTATCCTTCGCAGTTCTGACACGCGGCAGGGTGATGGCTTCCTTCCTGCTGGCAGCTCTCGTAGCACCGGTCCTTTATCTCTCGATCCACGGGACCATTTTTCCTGCGTTGCATAGTGTCTGGCTGTCCAACCAAATGGCAGACGCCGTTGAGCGAAACAAGCCTTGTGAGTCGGTAGAAGTCGCCAGCGTCGGCTATAGCGAACCAAGTTTGGTCTTCCTGATGGGCACCGACACACAGTTGATCGACCCGAACCAAACCAAGAAGGCTGCGGACTTTCTGGTCGAAGCCGGATGCCGCATGACCATCATTGAACAGAGCAGGGAACCCGCTTTCCTTGAAGACATCGGCAAACGGGTCGACCAGATCGAAGCGGTCGATCATCTCAAAGGGTTCAAACTGAATGGTGGCAAATGGCAAAGCTTCGCGATATATCGGATGAAAATGTGA